A region from the Algoriphagus machipongonensis genome encodes:
- a CDS encoding VPS10 domain-containing protein: MNYNYRSIRALIICLGIAFTGHETYAQEQKSPVDPTFYSSYEWRNIGPDRGGRSLGSAGSPGRKNEYYFGATGGGLWKTTDGGNEWFPVTDGKITSSSIGAVAVAETNPDVVYIGGGETQLRGSITQGDGVYKSTDGGETWRDLGLKETQAISRIRIHPTNPDVVYVAALGHPYGENEERGVFRSTDGGNNWEKVLYVSDKAGAADLIIDRTNPEVLYASTWQVYRKAWKMWGGGPDSKLWKSTDGGDTWTDLTSNPGMPEGPIGKIGVTVSPANPNRVWAIVEANEGGVFRSDDAGKTWKKVNDERKLRQRAFYYSRIYADPIDENTVYGLNVDFWKSTDGGETFDVEIRVPHGDNHDLWIDPNDPMRMISSNDGGGVVSINGGKTWTEEDYPTSQFYHVMTTSDVPYHVAGAQQDNSTLAMPSEGWNHKLGRGPGHGYHYAVGGGESGWITQSPTDPDVFYAGSQGALLTRYNRKTGQYRDIQVYPRFFSGEPASALPERWQWTFPIMFSPLDPSIMYTTSQHVWKTTNDGQTWEKISPDLTYADPETLGKTGGVITMDMNGPEIYATVFALAPSMHDVNTIWAGSDDGMVHITRDGGQNWEDITPPELPKFSRVSIIDEGKFAPGTLYLAANRYQVDDRQPYVFKTKDFGKTWTKIIDGIEDGHFARAIREDLEKPGLLYLATEHGVYVSFNDGDYWQSLQLNLPDTPIRDLVLKNDDVVLGSHGRGFWILDDIGPLREAVEVNSNNEVKLFEPADPIRGVYNAAIQYYLPTEADSVVIEIKDDAGNLINTYTGKKDKKGRNVPGVEKGLNTFTWDMRYPGATVFDGMIIWSGRPQRGPMAPIGDYQVTLKTAGVEESTSFTLEMDPNLEGVTAEDLQEQFDLAIQIRDKVSAANEAVILIRDIREQAGEIEANSKVKSQIDEILGKMKVIEEDLYQVKNQSGQDPLNFPIKLNNRLASLQRSVESGQAKPTDAAYVVFEELSAELEGHLSKLDEILNSELKKLNETLPQKISIDKK, encoded by the coding sequence ATGAATTATAATTACCGATCGATTCGGGCATTGATTATATGCCTGGGAATTGCATTTACTGGGCATGAAACCTATGCTCAAGAACAAAAATCACCTGTTGACCCAACTTTTTATAGTAGCTACGAATGGAGAAATATAGGTCCTGATCGTGGTGGGAGATCTTTGGGTTCGGCCGGAAGTCCCGGAAGGAAGAATGAATATTATTTTGGAGCAACTGGTGGAGGTCTGTGGAAGACTACCGATGGAGGAAATGAATGGTTTCCTGTAACTGATGGGAAAATCACCTCCTCCAGTATTGGTGCGGTTGCAGTAGCTGAAACCAATCCAGATGTGGTTTACATAGGAGGTGGAGAAACTCAATTAAGAGGTAGTATCACCCAAGGAGACGGAGTTTATAAGTCTACGGATGGAGGTGAAACATGGAGAGATCTAGGGTTAAAGGAAACACAAGCTATTTCGAGAATTAGAATTCACCCAACAAATCCAGATGTCGTGTATGTTGCTGCTTTGGGACATCCCTATGGTGAAAATGAAGAAAGAGGCGTCTTTCGTTCTACCGATGGCGGAAACAATTGGGAAAAGGTACTTTATGTAAGTGACAAAGCTGGAGCTGCTGATTTGATCATTGATAGGACTAATCCAGAGGTGCTATATGCTTCTACTTGGCAAGTGTACCGAAAAGCTTGGAAAATGTGGGGAGGTGGACCTGATTCTAAGTTATGGAAATCCACTGATGGTGGAGATACCTGGACTGATTTAACATCTAACCCAGGAATGCCTGAAGGCCCTATAGGTAAAATTGGGGTGACGGTCTCCCCTGCCAACCCTAACCGAGTTTGGGCAATTGTGGAAGCCAATGAAGGTGGTGTTTTCCGGTCAGATGATGCTGGAAAAACCTGGAAGAAAGTAAATGATGAAAGGAAGCTCCGACAGAGAGCTTTTTACTATTCTAGAATTTATGCTGATCCGATCGACGAAAATACTGTTTATGGATTGAATGTTGACTTTTGGAAATCCACTGATGGTGGAGAGACATTTGATGTAGAAATCAGGGTTCCTCATGGGGATAATCATGATTTATGGATTGATCCTAATGACCCTATGCGAATGATTTCCTCTAATGATGGTGGTGGCGTAGTCAGTATCAATGGAGGAAAAACCTGGACGGAAGAAGATTATCCAACCTCCCAATTTTACCATGTCATGACTACTTCGGATGTACCCTACCATGTGGCAGGTGCGCAGCAGGATAACTCTACTTTGGCGATGCCTTCTGAAGGTTGGAATCATAAATTGGGCAGAGGTCCTGGACATGGATACCATTATGCCGTGGGTGGTGGAGAAAGTGGTTGGATTACACAAAGCCCAACAGACCCAGACGTATTTTATGCAGGTTCACAAGGTGCTCTTTTAACTAGATATAACCGTAAAACTGGGCAATACAGAGATATTCAAGTATATCCTAGGTTCTTTTCTGGTGAGCCTGCTTCTGCCCTTCCAGAAAGATGGCAATGGACATTTCCTATCATGTTCTCTCCATTAGACCCATCGATTATGTACACGACCTCCCAGCATGTCTGGAAGACCACCAATGATGGACAGACTTGGGAAAAGATAAGTCCAGACTTGACCTATGCCGATCCAGAGACACTGGGTAAAACCGGTGGCGTAATCACAATGGATATGAACGGTCCTGAAATCTATGCAACGGTATTTGCCCTTGCTCCTTCCATGCATGATGTGAATACCATTTGGGCGGGTTCTGATGATGGAATGGTACATATCACCCGGGACGGAGGTCAAAATTGGGAAGATATTACACCTCCAGAACTTCCAAAATTCTCTAGAGTGAGTATTATTGATGAGGGTAAATTTGCTCCTGGTACTTTGTATTTGGCAGCCAATCGGTACCAAGTAGATGATAGGCAGCCTTATGTTTTTAAAACCAAGGATTTTGGAAAAACTTGGACTAAAATCATTGATGGAATTGAAGATGGACATTTTGCAAGAGCCATTCGTGAAGATTTAGAAAAGCCAGGACTTTTGTATTTGGCAACCGAACATGGGGTCTATGTCTCTTTCAATGATGGAGACTATTGGCAATCTCTTCAATTGAATTTGCCTGATACTCCCATCAGGGATTTGGTTTTGAAAAATGATGATGTGGTCTTAGGATCACATGGAAGAGGATTTTGGATATTGGATGATATCGGGCCGCTCCGTGAAGCTGTGGAAGTAAACTCCAATAATGAAGTGAAATTATTCGAACCAGCAGATCCAATTAGAGGTGTATACAATGCGGCTATTCAGTATTATTTGCCTACGGAGGCTGATTCTGTCGTAATAGAAATTAAAGATGATGCAGGGAACCTAATCAATACCTATACAGGCAAGAAAGATAAGAAAGGAAGAAATGTGCCGGGTGTAGAGAAAGGCTTAAACACCTTCACATGGGATATGAGATACCCTGGAGCTACAGTTTTTGATGGAATGATTATCTGGTCAGGTAGACCCCAAAGAGGTCCCATGGCACCAATTGGAGATTATCAAGTGACTTTGAAAACTGCAGGTGTAGAGGAAAGTACTTCTTTTACATTAGAGATGGACCCCAATTTAGAAGGTGTGACAGCAGAAGATCTGCAAGAACAATTTGATTTGGCAATCCAGATCAGAGACAAAGTTTCTGCAGCAAATGAGGCAGTGATTTTAATTCGGGATATTCGAGAGCAGGCTGGAGAAATTGAAGCCAATTCAAAAGTAAAATCTCAAATTGATGAGATTTTGGGTAAAATGAAAGTCATTGAAGAGGATCTCTATCAGGTTAAAAATCAATCTGGACAAGATCCATTAAACTTTCCGATTAAATTAAACAACAGACTGGCATCTCTTCAAAGAAGCGTAGAAAGTGGGCAGGCAAAACCCACTGATGCAGCTTATGTGGTTTTTGAGGAGCTTTCGGCTGAGTTGGAAGGCCATCTATCCAAACTTGATGAAATTCTAAATTCAGAATTGAAGAAATTAAATGAAACACTGCCACAGAAAATATCCATTGATAAGAAGTAA